In Quercus robur chromosome 11, dhQueRobu3.1, whole genome shotgun sequence, the following proteins share a genomic window:
- the LOC126704594 gene encoding 40S ribosomal protein S25-2, translated as MAPKKEKAPPPSSKPAKSGGGKQKKKKWSKGKQKEKVNNMVLFDQGTYDKLLSEAPKYKLITPSILSDRMRISGSLARRAIRELMAIGLIRMVSAHSSQQIYTRATNT; from the exons ATG GCTCCAAAGAAAGAGAAGGCTCCTCCACCTTCCTCCAAGCCTGCCAAATCTGGTGGTGGCaagcagaagaagaag AAGTGGAGCAAGGGAAAGCAAAAGGAGAAGGTGAACAACATGGTATTGTTCGACCAGGGCACTTATGACAAGCTACTCTCCGAGGCTCCCAAATACAAACTCATCACACCCTCCATTCTCTCCGACCGTATGAGG ATTAGTGGATCACTTGCAAGGAGAGCAATCAGAGAATTGATGGCAATAGGTTTGATCAGGATGGTCTCTGCACATTCAAGCCAGCAGATATACACACGAGCAACAAACACCTAG